In Vibrio alginolyticus NBRC 15630 = ATCC 17749, the sequence CAACGATTGGATGATCGCCCGCAATTGCCATGCCTGTTGCCAGTGTCACAGCGTGCTGCTCAGCAATCGCCACATCAAAGTATTGGTCTGGGTACTCTTTTGAGAAACGCACCATACCTGATCCTTCGCGCATTGCTGGCGTAATTGCCATTAGCTTAGGATCTTGGGCCGCCATGTCACATAAAAAGTCACCGAAGATCTTTGAGTAAGTTGGCTTACCGCCACTGCTCTTCGGCAGACAATTATGCGTTGGATCGAATTTAGGAACACCATGGTAGCCGATAGGATCTTTCTCGGCAGGCTCATAACCTTTGCCTTTCTTGGTCATGATGTGTAGGAATTGAGGGCCTTTGAGCTCACGCATGTTTTTTAGCGTTTTGACGAGTTCATTGACGTCGTGTCCATCAATCGGGCCAATGTAATTAAAGCCGAACTCTTCGAACAGAGTACCAGGCACTACCATGCCTTTGAGGTGTTCTTCCGTACGGCGAACCAACTCTTTAATAGGTGGAACACCAGACAACACTTTTTTACCGCCTTCACGGATAGAAGTGTACAAGCTGCCAGAAAGTACTTTCGCAAGGTGGTTATTCAGGGCGCCGACGTTTTCTGAAATCGACATTTCGTTGTCGTTCAAAATCACCAACATATCAGGATGAACGTCGCCAGCGTGGTTCATGGCTTCGAATGCCATGCCTGCTGTAATTGCGCCATCACCAATCACACTGACAATTTTACGGCCTTTGCCTTCTTTTTGTGCGCTGATGGCCAAGCCAAGACCTGCACTAATCGATGTCGAAGAGTGGCCGACAGATAAGGTGTCATATTCACTTTCTTCACGCCAAGGGAAAGGGTGTAGACCATCCTTTTGGCGAATTGTTGGCATTTTATCGCGACGTCCGGTGAGGATTTTGTGCGGGTAAGCCTGATGACCAACATCCCAGATCAATTTGTCGATAGGGGTGTTGTAAACATAATGCAGAGCGACAGTTAGCTCTACGGTGCCTAAGCCAGACGCTAAGTGTCCGCTAGATTGGCTCACTGAATTTAGCAGATACGTTCGCAGTTCATCACACAGATTTGGTAATGTTTCTTTCGGAAGAAGACGTAATTCTTCCGGTGTATTTGCTAACGCCAGTGTTGGGTACTTTGAAATATCAAGAGTCATATAAATGCGCGCTTATAGTGTTAATTTTTGCGCTCGATGACATATCGGGCGAACTCTTCGAGTAACTGAGTATTGTATGGGATAGCTTCCAATGCTTGAAGTGCTTCCTGTAACAGAGTGTGAGCTTTCTCTATGGCTCCCTCTAAACCCAGCAGGGAAGGATAAGTGCTCTTATTCAGACCTTGGTCGGAACCTTGAGGCTTACCCAGTGTTTCTGTGTCACTGATGATATCAAGAATATCGTCTTGAACCTGAAACGCCAAACCAATTGCTTTTGAGTAGCGCTCCAAGTGAGGTAGAACCTCGATACCTTTCTCACCAGCAGCTAATGCACCTAATTTTACCGCACAATCAATCAGAGCTCCGGTTTTTTTACGGTGTATCTCTTCCATTTCTTCAAGAGAAACTTGGCGATTTTCCGCGCCTAAATCTAAGGCTTGCCCTACACACATGCCGCTGGCACCAGAAGAATGCGCTAATGCTTTGATCATGTTGATGCGTTGAGCTTCTGCCGCCGGGCTTAATTGACCATCAGCAATGATAGTGAAGGCAAGGGTTTGTAGTGCATCACCTGTCAGTATTGCGGTTGCTTCATCAAACTTAATATGACAAGTTGGTTGACCTCGACGCAGTTCATCATCGTCCATGGCTGGCAGATCATCATGAATGAGTGAGTAGGCATGTATACATTCGATAGCAGCGGCGGGGGTGTCTAAGTCTTCAGGTTTACAGCCGAGCATTTGACCTGTGATGTAAACAAGAAAAGGGCGAACGCGTTTTCCACCTAGCAAAAGGCCGTATTTCATTGCTTGAATCAATGGCTGCTCTTGATATGGAAGCTGATCGAGCCACAAATTCAATTGCTGATTGTTTCTTTGTTGAAAAGACGTCAATGTCTGTTGCATCACATTGCTCACTACTGATTGTTATTCTGAATCTGGTTTGAAGTCACTCAGTGGTGCTTCATCATCTTCACTAAGAAGAATGCTCACGCGCTGTTCGGCGTCGCTTAATTTAGTTTGGCCTGCACGAGCTAAGGCAATGCCTCGTTCAAACTTACGCAGGGCATCATCTAGAGCAAGATCGCCATTTTCTAATTGATCAACCAAGCTATCAAGCTCTTCAATGGTTGCTTCAAAGGTCATGTTTTCTGGTTTCTTGACCGCCATCTTTTTTCTGCCTTAATCAAGCCTCGGGTAAGATGCACGAAAGTTACCTTAGCCTAGTAACTTGGTCAAATTTAACCTTATATAATTGTCACAAAATTAGCGTTCAACGAGTCTAAGCGGTGAAACCCCATATTTTGGTTGAGGTTGTTAGGTGTAATTTGTGATCCATTAGCTAAGATTTTTCTAAAAATTCTGCGCGAGTTGTCGATACAGGTAATAATCCGCCCAATGGCAGTATTTGAGTATAGCGTGAGGAGTGCTTTGTGGATTTAGCAACCCTATTAGGTTTGATTGGTGGTTTTGCATTCGTCATTATGGCGATGGTGCTTGGTGGCAGCATCGGCATGTTTGTCGATGTCACGTCGATCCTTATTGTCGTTGGTGGCTCAATATTCGTCGTGTTGATGAAGTTCACAATGGGACAGTTTTTTGGTGCGACAAAGATTGCTGGCAAAGCCTTCATGTTTAAAGCGGATGAACCCGAAGACCTGATCGCAAAAATTGTGGAAATGGCCGATGCGGCGCGTAAAGGTGGTTTTCTTGCTCTTGAAGAGATGGAAATAAACAACACATTCATGCAGAAAGGCATTGATCTACTGGTTGATGGCCATGATGCCGACGTTGTGAGAGCGGCACTCAAAAAAGACATCGCGCTTACGGATGAACGACATACGCAAGGTACTGGTGTATTTCGCGCCTTTGGCGACGTTGCTCCTGCGATGGGAATGATTGGCACCTTGGTTGGTCTTGTTGCGATGCTTTCAAACATGGATGACCCTAAAGCGATTGGACCAGCAATGGCCGTTGCACTCTTGACCACATTGTATGGCGCGATCCTGTCCAATATGGTGTTTTTCCCTATTGCGGATAAACTTTCTCTTCGCCGTGACCAAGAAACGCTAAATCGCCGTTTGATCATGGATGGCGTATTAGCGATTCAAGATGGCCAAAACCCGCGAGTGATCGATAGTTACTTGAAGAACTACCTCAATGAAGGTAAACGTGCCCTTGAGATTGACGAGTAACTTGGAGAGTCGTGATGGATGATGAAGATAACAAATGCGATTGTCCGCCACCTGGCCTCCCGTTATGGATGGGGACATTCGCAGATTTGATGTCGCTGCTGATGTGTTTCTTTGTTCTTCTGCTCTCGTTTTCTGAGATGGATGTACTGAAGTTCAAACAAATTGCAGGATCAATGAAATTTGCCTTCGGTGTGCAAAATCAGCTTGAAGTGAAAGACATTCCCAAAGGCACTAGCATTATTGCCCAAGAGTTTCGACCGGGTAGGCCGGAACCTACTCCGATTGATGTTATCATGCAGCAAACCATGGACATCACTCAGCAGACGCTCGAATTTCATGAAGGGGAGTCTGAGCGAGCTGGTGGCACAAAACGTGATGAAGGCAAGTTAACGGGTGGGCAATCGCCAGAAACGTCAACTCAAAACAATGAGTCTGCCGAAGCGGACATGCAACAACAGCAATCTAAAGAGATGTCGCAAGAGATGGAAACCTTGATGGAAAGCATCAAGAAAGCCTTAGAGCGAGAGATTGAACAAGGCGCCATTGAAGTTGAAAACCTCGGTCAGCAGATTGTTATACGTATGCGTGAAAAAGGTGCATTCCCTGAAGGATCGGCCTTCTTGCAGCCTAAGTTTCGTCCTTTAGTTCGTCAGATTGCAGAGCTAGTAAAAGACGTGCCAGGCATTGTTCGAGTATCTGGCCATACAGACAATCGACCGCTAGATTCGGAACTTTATCGTTCTAACTGGGATCTCTCTTCTCAGCGCGCAGTATCAGTCGCGCAAGAGATGGAGAAAGTGAGAGGCTTCTCTCATCAACGTTTAAGAGTACGAGGCATGGCGGATACGGAGCCCTTGTTACCGAATGATTCTGATGAAAATCGCGCGCTTAACCGACGGGTTGAAATCAGCATTATGCAAGGCGAGCCTCTCTACAGTGAAGAAGTGCCGGTAATTCAATAACTAGGCTTTAGTTTTAAGTCAGTAAAGAGATAAGAAAGCGAGCAGATTGCTCGCTTTTTTTGTTTTTCCAATCCGCTTGGGTGTATAATCTTGCGCCTTAAAAGTGAGCTCAGACTACTTTTTGTGACTGAAACGCGGTTTTACTGCGTATGAAGTATTGAAGTTGAGTGTCACTCTTTGTTGATTGCGAAACTAACCTGCGAATTAGACTATGAAATTTATTGTAAAGCCCCATCCAGAAATTTTTGTAAAAAGTGAATCTGTGCGTAAGCGCTTCACAAAGATTTTAGAGTGCAACATTCGTAACATCATTAAGAGCCGCACGGAGTCTGTCGCGGTATTTAACCGTCGTGATCACATTGAAGTGACCTCTGAGAGTAACGAATTCCACGCTGAAGTTCTTGAGGTTTTGACTCATACACCAGGCATTCACCACGTACTGGAAGTGAAGCAAACTGAATTTAAAGACTTGCACGATATCTTCGAGCAAGTGCTAGAACTCAACCGTGCTGCACTCGAAAATAAAACCTTTGTTGTACGTGCGAAGCGTCGTGGCAAGCATGACTTTACCTCCATTGAACTAGAGCGTTATGTAGGCGGTGGTTTAAATCAAGCGATTGAAAGCGCTAGTGTTAAGCTACGAAACCCAGACGTGACGATCAAGGTAGAAGTCTCGAACGACAAGCTAAACCAAGTATTGTCTCGTCATAAAGGCCTAGGTGGTTTCCCTCTGGGTACGCAAGAAGACGTGTTAAGCCTGATCTCGGGTGGTTTCGATTCTGGTGTTTCAAGCTATCTTCATATCAAGCGTGGTTCAAAAGTACATTACTGCTTCTTTAACTTAGGTGGTCCAGCACACGAAATCGGCGTTAAGCAGGTTTCTCACTACCTATGGAACAAATACGGTTCTTCAGCAAAAGTACGTTTTATCTCAGTTGATTTCGAGCCTGTGGTTGCGGAAATCCTAGAGAAAGTCGATGACGGCCAAATGGGCGTGATCTTGAAGCGTATGTTCATGCGTGCAGCAGGCATGATCGCTCAGAAGATGAAGATCGAAGCATTGGTAACAGGTGAAGCGCTAGGTCAAGTATCGAGCCAAACGCTAACCAATCTACGCCACATCGACAACGTAACAGACACGCTGATTCTGCGTCCGCTTATCAACTGGGATAAAGAAGACATCATCAATCTAGCACGTGAAATCGGCACAGAAGATTTCGCGAAGACAATGCCAGAATACTGTGGTGTTATCTCTAAGAAGCCAACCGTGAAAGCGGTGAAAGGCAAGCTAGAAGCTGAAGAAGAGAAATTCGACTTTAGTATCCTTGAGCAAGTGGTTCAAGAAGCTCGCATGATGGACATTCGTGATATCGCGAAAGAGTCTGAGCAAGCCGCACCAGAAGTAGAGCAAGTTCAAGCGGTAGAAGAGCACGCGGTTGTGCTAGATATTCGTAGTCCTGAAGAGGAAGACGATAACCCACTTGAAATCGAAGGTGTGGATGTGAAACATATCCCTTTCTACAAGCTGGGTACACAGTTTGGTGACTTAGACCAGTCTAAGACATACCTACTTTACTGTGACCGCGGTG encodes:
- the pomA gene encoding flagellar motor protein PomA, which codes for MDLATLLGLIGGFAFVIMAMVLGGSIGMFVDVTSILIVVGGSIFVVLMKFTMGQFFGATKIAGKAFMFKADEPEDLIAKIVEMADAARKGGFLALEEMEINNTFMQKGIDLLVDGHDADVVRAALKKDIALTDERHTQGTGVFRAFGDVAPAMGMIGTLVGLVAMLSNMDDPKAIGPAMAVALLTTLYGAILSNMVFFPIADKLSLRRDQETLNRRLIMDGVLAIQDGQNPRVIDSYLKNYLNEGKRALEIDE
- the xseB gene encoding exodeoxyribonuclease VII small subunit, with the translated sequence MAVKKPENMTFEATIEELDSLVDQLENGDLALDDALRKFERGIALARAGQTKLSDAEQRVSILLSEDDEAPLSDFKPDSE
- the thiI gene encoding tRNA uracil 4-sulfurtransferase ThiI, with translation MKFIVKPHPEIFVKSESVRKRFTKILECNIRNIIKSRTESVAVFNRRDHIEVTSESNEFHAEVLEVLTHTPGIHHVLEVKQTEFKDLHDIFEQVLELNRAALENKTFVVRAKRRGKHDFTSIELERYVGGGLNQAIESASVKLRNPDVTIKVEVSNDKLNQVLSRHKGLGGFPLGTQEDVLSLISGGFDSGVSSYLHIKRGSKVHYCFFNLGGPAHEIGVKQVSHYLWNKYGSSAKVRFISVDFEPVVAEILEKVDDGQMGVILKRMFMRAAGMIAQKMKIEALVTGEALGQVSSQTLTNLRHIDNVTDTLILRPLINWDKEDIINLAREIGTEDFAKTMPEYCGVISKKPTVKAVKGKLEAEEEKFDFSILEQVVQEARMMDIRDIAKESEQAAPEVEQVQAVEEHAVVLDIRSPEEEDDNPLEIEGVDVKHIPFYKLGTQFGDLDQSKTYLLYCDRGVMSRLQALYLQEQGFSNVKVYRP
- the ispA gene encoding (2E,6E)-farnesyl diphosphate synthase yields the protein MQQTLTSFQQRNNQQLNLWLDQLPYQEQPLIQAMKYGLLLGGKRVRPFLVYITGQMLGCKPEDLDTPAAAIECIHAYSLIHDDLPAMDDDELRRGQPTCHIKFDEATAILTGDALQTLAFTIIADGQLSPAAEAQRINMIKALAHSSGASGMCVGQALDLGAENRQVSLEEMEEIHRKKTGALIDCAVKLGALAAGEKGIEVLPHLERYSKAIGLAFQVQDDILDIISDTETLGKPQGSDQGLNKSTYPSLLGLEGAIEKAHTLLQEALQALEAIPYNTQLLEEFARYVIERKN
- the dxs gene encoding 1-deoxy-D-xylulose-5-phosphate synthase, which produces MTLDISKYPTLALANTPEELRLLPKETLPNLCDELRTYLLNSVSQSSGHLASGLGTVELTVALHYVYNTPIDKLIWDVGHQAYPHKILTGRRDKMPTIRQKDGLHPFPWREESEYDTLSVGHSSTSISAGLGLAISAQKEGKGRKIVSVIGDGAITAGMAFEAMNHAGDVHPDMLVILNDNEMSISENVGALNNHLAKVLSGSLYTSIREGGKKVLSGVPPIKELVRRTEEHLKGMVVPGTLFEEFGFNYIGPIDGHDVNELVKTLKNMRELKGPQFLHIMTKKGKGYEPAEKDPIGYHGVPKFDPTHNCLPKSSGGKPTYSKIFGDFLCDMAAQDPKLMAITPAMREGSGMVRFSKEYPDQYFDVAIAEQHAVTLATGMAIAGDHPIVAIYSTFLQRGYDQLIHDIAIMDLPVMFAIDRAGLVGADGQTHQGAFDLSFMRCIPNMVIMAPSDENECRQMLYTGHKHAGPSAVRYPRGSGMGVEIETEFTALEIGKGRMVRQGEKVAILNFGTFLGNALEAAEYLNATVADMRFVKPLDEALIRQLAADHDVLVTLEENVIAGGAGAGVVEFMMKDKIIKPVLNLGLPDEFIHQGTQDELHEELGLDAKGIEKSILDYLAK
- a CDS encoding flagellar motor protein MotB codes for the protein MDDEDNKCDCPPPGLPLWMGTFADLMSLLMCFFVLLLSFSEMDVLKFKQIAGSMKFAFGVQNQLEVKDIPKGTSIIAQEFRPGRPEPTPIDVIMQQTMDITQQTLEFHEGESERAGGTKRDEGKLTGGQSPETSTQNNESAEADMQQQQSKEMSQEMETLMESIKKALEREIEQGAIEVENLGQQIVIRMREKGAFPEGSAFLQPKFRPLVRQIAELVKDVPGIVRVSGHTDNRPLDSELYRSNWDLSSQRAVSVAQEMEKVRGFSHQRLRVRGMADTEPLLPNDSDENRALNRRVEISIMQGEPLYSEEVPVIQ